TCTATAAATGTTGCAATAGGTTTTGATGAATTAGTCCAATGAAATGTAttatgttttttttaaatttctgaaAAAAGACTATGTTTATTGTGCAATGTTCTCATGTAAAGAATACTTTTAAATTATACCCATTTTGTAAAAAAAGTTGTAATTAAATTGATGCATGTATTTAAACGAGTCActtaatttatttacaatagttTGGTAATATTTGATACTCAGAGATTGAGATCACATGAATGTTAAAGAATAGCAGTAAGGTAGCATTAATATTGTAACCGattgtttttataaaaattaaagtaaTCTACATTTTTTATTGAATCTCAGATACGTCATTGTAAAGTAATTgcagtttatttttatttttgtactttACTATCAGAAATTGAGCACACTGTTGTAaggaaatttagaaaataacaactAAGTGTTAATATGAAATTGTATAATGCCAAAATGTAATAGCAAATAAGTAATTTTGAATGGCATTCATAGTGTATTGAAATAAGGATAATATTAACATATCTGCACTTTTGCCTAAAAAGGACTTTTTCATTTATGAacacaaaaacaaaaaaatatattttttactacaacaaatggattggttttatatattataaaagatgAAACAAAAAAGTAAACAGAGAAAtgatgaaatgtaaataaatgaaTGCATTAAGACATGCCAAATACTTGCTTCAAAGTAGCCAAAAAAGTATATGCAATACAAGTTTTGTTTGTTtgaatattcttatttcccAAAGAATTAAGATTTACAGTTTTTTATGCATAGCTATTTTTAGtataactatttttataaatagaatcgCATTGTAAAGACAATCTTGAAGTCTGGTTGCGTCCTATGATAAACTGCTATACTCTTGGTCTATGTACTTCTCATAAGGTTGTATTATAAATGAAGTAATTTTATTGACACCTTGTTGTGTGCGTGTGACTACTGTAATATTAATACtgaattgttatttatttaaaatttattaatgaaacTTATTACCCCTGACCGTTgtataatattctatataatttgtatatgtataatatatattcctctaaattattatttctaaagattatttatataaatgaatattAGTTTATGTTCTGCTACTATTTCATAATGCATTGCTTTGTATAATGTATCAATGCAATGGTCAATAAGATGTTAATATTTGTAGTACAATATATTGTACTTGGAAGAgaatggtataacggtatcaacTTTCAAGTCttccattttgacaacagttTCAAGATTTTTTTCTTAGTTTACAAGATAATACTTCTGTGGTATATTGCAGTAATGCTTCTAAAGAAATGAATTGTGATACATAGTTATATACACTTACTATAGACTTATATATGATTGCTTTAATATATTCAGAACAGATGTCCGTTTTAATTATAAAGCATTCTATTGTTAAAGTGTGTCATATTATGTACTACAATTACtcttctttaatttcttttctatattttctaatgTTCCTAATATTTTATCTGTGCTTACTTAATATTTAAAgacattattttcttttttattcgttttaatTAAATCTACATAGCATGCAAGatgtatattaattaaatttatgatGTATAATGatattatgaaatttaatttattctataatTACTTGTTATAATAacgaatttaataattatatttcggAAAGTAATAGATGCATTTACTAAAAAGAGACCATAGTAGTGTAAGTTCTTTCTTTGAtgaaaattttttataagtAGAGACTTTGTAATTGATAAgatttaaataatacaatttatatatatagaagtAATTTACGAAGTAAGAAGTTTAACAATGAGTGCCCCCTGAGATGTATCTCTGTGTGTATGTATGTCATACATTTCAAAGGGATATTCGAAAAGATTAATTCTAGCGCAtcttatatataatgtatataacatATGCAATACAAACTTGCTTCATATTTCGTATAAACTTCTAACaaactaatattttataataataaactgtATCTAAGAAAATGTCTTGGGATACgcatttgtatttatattttatattataatttctaaGATTTGTCAGaaataaacagaaataaaaaaGGATGATATTgcatttcaaatatattttctaaatataatttcattcatatacacattagaaataaataattacgtaGTTCCTATGAtcccaatttttttttaataaattttcaagtGATTTATAGAAATGAATAGAAATATCTTTACaaaacatatatttattatgtttatatttatatacaaattcattctttatatttaaaatttaatcaaataaaaattttaatattttttaatataattttttacaataattaataaaaaatattgaatagtattcgaatttaaaatacatatgtatgcataaagaaatataagatatattcataataattttattacgcAATAGTTCTATTAGCCAATTTTCTTTTCATATAGAAGTCtctaatatcgaataatttttaaataattagaaGCCTACAATTTGTTTATTAAAGTTGTTTATCTCCTCTATACAATTTGtaatcttccaaataaaaagatttatatcGGTGATAAAACTAAATTTATATTCATACATGTTTTCGAAATACTGTtagtatttataaaataattcttagcgatataatatatttgtgttctctgttttttttttgttttttgttttagaaAATCATTACGAAGTGATTTTTCTTGTAATTCTTTCTTCGTAATCGATTTATAGCTTTGGATGTGTAACGTTGTTTTTGTTGAGAACCACTGTTAGAATAGTTCCTATATGGTTACATATATACAGAACCTAAGTTATACGAAAACTGAATGGTATGCATTTACTTTAACTATGTGTGTATCTGTcagtatatacatgtatacagaTGCAGATAAGTTGAAAAACAACGtactaaaaaatgtttaaaaactcACATGCAACTTCTAAATTAATAACGATAGTGcatgttttaataaaaaacatgaaataatatacataattgtatgTATCACTTTAAGAGGTTTGTGACACAATCGTAGTATTTATTTACTCATTTTTTGGAAAATTACAACTGTATATATGATAAAAGAACAATGATGTTGCATAAAACAAACTTAAGGCTATGTCGCCTCTGTGGAAAAGAGAAACAGCAAGGCACAGATTTGTTTACAGACAAAGTTAAAGGGATTGTACTAATGtcgattataaataaatatttctctaaAGAGGTATAATTCAAATATACTTTCTGtaagatataattttttaagaatttatttttatacctttttTGTTACAGgtgataaatatttcaaactcTGATGCATTTTCCAAATATGTTTGTAGTGATTGCGAACAAAAGATATATGTATTTGATGAGTTCTGTTTGATGGTAGCTAATGTGCAGAAACAACTTGCAGCCCCATCTTTGGAAATTGATTTTGCAGAAgtataaaatgatttttaactATTTGTAATTAAATGCATAATTCTGCTTTAagtgtaaaataatttaaattaagaaaattgatTTCCGCATCTTTTAAATTGAAGTTTTTAATAGTTTCATATCAATAATATGTGCACAAAATATCAATCATATAATTTCAACAGATTTTTGACTGAAGATTTTAAAAAATGACTTCAAAATAGctcatttaatgtaaaaagtATTCTATTTAATTGTAGATTAATTATTACatcacaaatattttttattttgaataaatatatCAGTATTATATTTACAGGATATGTTATACCAGTTGAAAGAAAGTGACACACTAGTAAAAAATACCTTAAACAAGCAGGGAGTAAAGAAAAGTACATGCCCAATATGTGCTAAAAGTTTTAGATGTCAATCACATTTAAACAGGCATAAACGTATTCATACTGGACAAAGACCTTTTGTTTGTAATGTTCGtaattatttagtttatttaaataaataaacattgaaTACATTGAACACATTAGGAGATTATAAAAATCTTTTTGTATTTTAgtaaaatagtaatatttttTTAGATTTGTAAAATGTCATTCAATCAACAAGAAATCTTAATGAAGCATAAAGAAAGACACGAAGGAAAGAAACTATTTCAATGTGCAAATTGTCATcaatcatttcgttataaagtttCTTTGAAATCTCATATGATAAATTTTCACATAGACATGGAACAGTCTGTTAATAATCAAAGTCTGCAAATGGAAAGCAATTCATTTACATGCCCTGAATGTGGTAAGCAATTTGTAACAAAATATAAGTTACAAAGGCATTCAAGATGCCATACTGGTGAGAGACCATATCATTGTACTTTCTGTTTAAAAACATTCTCTCAAACTGGTAATTTAAAAGTGCATCAAGTGAAGTATCATCAAATGAATAGTTCTGTAACTGAAATAAGAAGACAGACTCAATACGATGATCAAATAGTTGACTGTGATATACCTACAACGTTAAATAATTTCCATACAGTTAACATGTCAGAGATTGAATTGCAAAATACGATAAACGAAACTATAAATTCTACAGAGCAGAGTAGTTCGTATGCctcaaaaatatatgaaaattctTTATATATTGATGAGGAAATTGAAACAATTCTGGATCGCGATCTTGGCCAATTAggacaaaataaatattctacAAATGTACAAGACAAAGTACCGCTTTGCTTAAAACAACCAGAGACTCCTGAATTACTGCACAGTCTATTATATGATGATGGTTAATTTTCGCAAGTTGACtgtataattgtttatttaaaataatatcaaaattatttatattccgAATCCGGAATTAAGTTATATACatattgataattataaaactATATGTAGTTTTTTCATTAATATACATTTCTATTTTGTTAATGGTGCTATACACGCATATAATTTCTAGAAAGTAGTTTCAAACAtgcattattaataatttaacaatatttgttaATGCTTTTTATAAGTTCtactatttaaaaatttttgtaaataattctataccttttatttttatttgttgtaaataaataattctatgTGTATACAAGTTATATACATACAAATTAAGTCAGTCTTGTTCAACTTACTCCATAGCTTGGAAAACTTGTAATACAACCTACTCGCCTATAGCTTTAAGAATGAgatagaaaaggaaagagatgATAATAGATCTGTTGATCTCTAAGAGATCTAGAGGAGGACAAAGCCAAATAAGGGGCTTCTTTCATGGCCAGTAGTGGTTTAAGTCATTATTCTGTATAAGGAATTTcgtctattacgatatattgaaTGTGACAGTAATAACAATTCATTTATATTTACTCATCAGATatggtattataaatattatataaaagaatACTTTCATTATCGTTAGTAGAAAAATTAACAATTCATACAACAACCTACTAGTTatcgtatattaaaatatttacttaaatttatttctttttatatttaaatgtttattaatgtaataaaattagaaaaatctttaaaaatatatatgaatttatttataaatcttCCATTCAAGTACCCTGCACTTTTTACTTTCAACAAATATGTACTAATATTAGCTAATACTAATACATTAGTCTTTTTGTAATATTAGAATTGAAAAAATCATCTACACAAAAggatttaaaaatgaaaataatattgaaatcaaacaaaaattaaatttaataataaaataaaaataaaaccgATATTTAAATTACAGCACTGTATTAAATTTCTTGTCGAAATGTATAATATTGGTGACTTAATAGTAAGTTTTATTATGGTTCTGATAATATATCCCTTGAAAGACATGTAACAATAAACTTCTGTCTTCGTACACAATTGtttttcgataaaatatcgataaaataatcgtcgaatttctatttttacaaTAACATTATAATTACGTTAATGAAGAATAGCTAACCGGCCAGTGTTAGTAGCATAAATTAAACCTTGGCCAGGTTGTGGTGCCCACCTGATACAATTTATGCTTGTATGTCCTCCAGTTGGTTGATTACTTTGTAGTAAATCTCTAACCCACAACATGGTGTTCCTTTTactcatgaaatgtaaatatttcGCTAGATTATTAAAGTCCAAGTCTTGCATACGTGGTTTATTACTTTCAGATTGTTTATGTGTTAGTCTGTAAATAATAGCCATAGTATATTCTTTTCCAATAGCACTCCTTGCTAGACCTACTAAAAGATGCTCCTGTGTCGGCGAAATTGATACAGAAATCACAGAATTATATACTTCCGCCCAATAAATTTCTTCTCCTAACGTTTCCCATTGTAAACTGTAAACTCCTAAAAATAACATTGTGTGGGACTGTAATAtgtgatataaatatatgttataatatcaaaataatattatttgaaattatacaaatactatatacataatgcatttatatattaattttaaaaagttgcTCACCTGCAGCTCCCATAAAGCATGTTGCCAATAGTTTTCCATCCGAAGAAATATTTATGCTAGCGTCATTACGTATTTTACACTTGTGTATAACAACATTTTTTTCAGCTATAATATAAGAAGTACTTCATGAATAAATTACTCTACTTCAAATATGGAATATAATAgtgataataatatttacagTTTTTAATATCAGGTATTTCCCCCTTAGAGAAGTCCCATGCTTGCACACGATAACTGGAGATTCCTGAGAAGTTTAACACTACTGCTGAGACATcttctaaaaaatttaatatttcattgcaTATAAATCCTATTAGTTCTGTTTTTATATAACGAAACCCATAATCACTGTCTGAAGGTGCATGTAAAAGTATAAGGTGCCTCAGaactataaattaattaaatagcaGATACATATTAGATGATGATAGAAAACATTTTTTGTCTGATAAATGTATAaactcattttatttttttagcatTAAGACTAAAATAATAAGGGAAtaattttcaaaactatttttacTTAGAAGTATGTTTTTCTACCTAAAATATTTTTCCAGAAATTTTGAATTAAAATCTTCTAAAAGACACATTGTGTACAAATTATTTCCTCAGCattattttccaaaatttcttAACAATAAGTAAGTACTCAAATATGCTTTGTTCTAATTAGTCTTATAAATAACATACCATGATTCCTAAGTCACAAAGAAAATTCTAATTAGAACTCTAAATTTTTTGTATCATTACTTACCCGAAGAAGGAGTTCTTTCATCCTCCTCATGTAGAGGATTCAACtcccctcttcctcttcctgttCCCCGCCTTGAATTATAGGGATATAGTAGTATGCAGCTTTCATCATTACCTACTGATACACTACCGTGTAAATTCGATTGAGTACTGTGTGAAGGTTCGGGTCCCATGGTTCTAGACGATTGAATCGCTTCATTTTGATCAGTTCTTTCAGGATGGTTACATGGTACTTGACTATTATGCGTCGTTCTCGAAGGCCTTAAACGGGATctgcataatttaataaaaaataataaaattcgattaGTAATATGTTAAAGAATATCTAGTGACATGTATATCATACATACCTGAATACTCTTGATTCtcttatataattatttccaaTGCCTGTGATTAATTTCTTTCCTAAATTGTCAAAAGCTACATATctgaaacatataatttaatataactaTGTTTGATTCTgacaaatatgaaataaatgtaaatCTTAGATTTTGTTATTATAGATCAGTAGTTTTTATATAATAGGCACACTACAAATATTGcagaaatatatatagtttttaATATAGGGAGGCAGAATAatagaagaaataataatataggaaatatttttaaattatatttttaaaatataaaaggaaactgatattttcacaaatatcaaatttatataaatttgatttACTTTATTTAGTATTTATCAAAGTTTATAGTTTATAATTTACTTTATAATACACAATGTACCATAACTTACCTTACTTTTTCTATGGTAGACTTTGTAGATATTACTGCAAAGGGTTCAGGTCGACTCCAATCCCAAAAGTGTATTTGATTATTTGTTGCTATAACAAGTAATTTTTCTGATGGATGGAAGGCAAGAGAAGCTATAACTGTCCGACTTGTCGCATTCCAAACCTTGCTATCACCCTATTCCCATAAAATATGttgtaaataaatagtataaatagtATAACATTTTATAACTTGTAAATACTCTTATACAAAAAATACCAGTAATAAGACTGGTCAAATAATTGAGGTAGGAGTAAAGAAATTATTGGGACATTATGACCCAAGATTATCTTTCTTACGATTAAGACTTTCAGATGTCCAATAGTTTATTCTTATAGTGAAATAAAGCTACTAACCCTTAAATCCCAAACCCGTACTTGACCACCAAGGCAACCAGATGCTAGTATGTAACTAGAAGAGGGATGAAATGCAATACACCATGGAGTGCGTGGATGACCAGAaagaattttaatgttttttctaGTTGCTACATCAGTAATATAAACACTGTGATTTCCATGGGCTGATGCTATTTTAGTGCTAAAatttaatagaataaattaatttgcaataaaaaattgCTTAATAATTAGTTTCTTACCCGTCAGGACTGAAAACCATTAAAAATGTTGCTCTAGGATATCCTGGCAGATCATATTCCTAAAAAGAATTAAAGTAATAGATGagatgatattaaatatttctataagaGTAATAGTTATATAATTCTATAGAGTAATAGTTCTATAATTACCAATTCTCTATGCTTTCTTCCAACTAATTTCATTTCAGCTGCTGATTCTAATGCACGTGTTGTAGTTTTATAGCATTTGTAATATAAAAGTCCCAAATCTCTAAGCATTAAGTTTTGTAATATGTTATGAGAGTGATTGCAATGAAGCAGTTCTGGTCTCTCCTTAACCTGCTCCATTTAGCAGGATATcctgtaatatttataaaattaattaggaAGACTGAACTAAAAATTAAATCTCTTTTgatgaaattaatatacaaaatgtatAAAGCATAACAAAAATATTCATCAGCTTTCATAGCTAAATCTAAGCAAATGTATTCAGCAgtcatttttacaatttat
This genomic stretch from Bombus vancouverensis nearcticus chromosome 16, iyBomVanc1_principal, whole genome shotgun sequence harbors:
- the LOC117154603 gene encoding uncharacterized protein LOC117154603; translation: MMLHKTNLRLCRLCGKEKQQGTDLFTDKVKGIVLMSIINKYFSKEVINISNSDAFSKYVCSDCEQKIYVFDEFCLMVANVQKQLAAPSLEIDFAEDMLYQLKESDTLVKNTLNKQGVKKSTCPICAKSFRCQSHLNRHKRIHTGQRPFVCNICKMSFNQQEILMKHKERHEGKKLFQCANCHQSFRYKVSLKSHMINFHIDMEQSVNNQSLQMESNSFTCPECGKQFVTKYKLQRHSRCHTGERPYHCTFCLKTFSQTGNLKVHQVKYHQMNSSVTEIRRQTQYDDQIVDCDIPTTLNNFHTVNMSEIELQNTINETINSTEQSSSYASKIYENSLYIDEEIETILDRDLGQLGQNKYSTNVQDKVPLCLKQPETPELLHSLLYDDG
- the LOC117154600 gene encoding uncharacterized protein LOC117154600 isoform X3, which encodes MEQVKERPELLHCNHSHNILQNLMLRDLGLLYYKCYKTTTRALESAAEMKLVGRKHRELEYDLPGYPRATFLMVFSPDGTKIASAHGNHSVYITDVATRKNIKILSGHPRTPWCIAFHPSSSYILASGCLGGQVRVWDLRGDSKVWNATSRTVIASLAFHPSEKLLVIATNNQIHFWDWSRPEPFAVISTKSTIEKVRYVAFDNLGKKLITGIGNNYIRESRVFRSRLRPSRTTHNSQVPCNHPERTDQNEAIQSSRTMGPEPSHSTQSNLHGSVSVGNDESCILLYPYNSRRGTGRGRGELNPLHEEDERTPSSGISSYRVQAWDFSKGEIPDIKNSEKNVVIHKCKIRNDASINISSDGKLLATCFMGAAGVYSLQWETLGEEIYWAEVYNSVISVSISPTQEHLLVGLARSAIGKEYTMAIIYRLTHKQSESNKPRMQDLDFNNLAKYLHFMSKRNTMLWVRDLLQSNQPTGGHTSINCIRWAPQPGQGLIYATNTGRLAILH
- the LOC117154600 gene encoding uncharacterized protein LOC117154600 isoform X1, whose amino-acid sequence is MEQVKERPELLHCNHSHNILQNLMLRDLGLLYYKCYKTTTRALESAAEMKLVGRKHRELEYDLPGYPRATFLMVFSPDGTKIASAHGNHSVYITDVATRKNIKILSGHPRTPWCIAFHPSSSYILASGCLGGQVRVWDLRGDSKVWNATSRTVIASLAFHPSEKLLVIATNNQIHFWDWSRPEPFAVISTKSTIEKVRYVAFDNLGKKLITGIGNNYIRESRVFRSRLRPSRTTHNSQVPCNHPERTDQNEAIQSSRTMGPEPSHSTQSNLHGSVSVGNDESCILLYPYNSRRGTGRGRGELNPLHEEDERTPSSVLRHLILLHAPSDSDYGFRYIKTELIGFICNEILNFLEDVSAVVLNFSGISSYRVQAWDFSKGEIPDIKNSEKNVVIHKCKIRNDASINISSDGKLLATCFMGAAGVYSLQWETLGEEIYWAEVYNSVISVSISPTQEHLLVGLARSAIGKEYTMAIIYRLTHKQSESNKPRMQDLDFNNLAKYLHFMSKRNTMLWVRDLLQSNQPTGGHTSINCIRWAPQPGQGLIYATNTGRLAILH
- the LOC117154600 gene encoding uncharacterized protein LOC117154600 isoform X2; this encodes MEQVKERPELLHCNHSHNILQNLMLRDLGLLYYKCYKTTTRALESAAEMKLVGRKHRELEYDLPGYPRATFLMVFSPDGTKIASAHGNHSVYITDVATRKNIKILSGHPRTPWCIAFHPSSSYILASGCLGGQVRVWDLRGDSKVWNATSRTVIASLAFHPSEKLLVIATNNQIHFWDWSRPEPFAVISTKSTIEKVRYVAFDNLGKKLITGIGNNYIRESRVFRSRLRPSRTTHNSQVPCNHPERTDQNEAIQSSRTMGPEPSHSTQSNLHGSVSVGNDESCILLYPYNSRRGTGRGRGELNPLHEEDERTPSSEDVSAVVLNFSGISSYRVQAWDFSKGEIPDIKNSEKNVVIHKCKIRNDASINISSDGKLLATCFMGAAGVYSLQWETLGEEIYWAEVYNSVISVSISPTQEHLLVGLARSAIGKEYTMAIIYRLTHKQSESNKPRMQDLDFNNLAKYLHFMSKRNTMLWVRDLLQSNQPTGGHTSINCIRWAPQPGQGLIYATNTGRLAILH
- the LOC117154600 gene encoding uncharacterized protein LOC117154600 isoform X4, producing MEQVKERPELLHCNHSHNILQNLMLRDLGLLYYKCYKTTTRALESAAEMKLVGRKHRELEYDLPGYPRATFLMVFSPDGTKIASAHGNHSVYITDVATRKNIKILSGHPRTPWCIAFHPSSSYILASGCLGGQVRVWDLRGDSKVWNATSRTVIASLAFHPSEKLLVIATNNQIHFWDWSRPEPFAVISTKSTIEKVRYVAFDNLGKKLITGIGNNYIRESRVFRSRLRPSRTTHNSQVPCNHPERTDQNEAIQSSRTMGPEPSHSTQSNLHGSVSVGNDESCILLYPYNSRRGTGRGRGELNPLHEEDERTPSSVLRHLILLHAPSDSDYGFRYIKTELIGFICNEILNFLEDVSAVVLNFSGISSYRVQAWDFSKGEIPDIKNSEKNVVIHKCKIRNDASINISSDGKLLATCFMGAAGVYSLQWETLGEEIYWAEVYNSVISVSISPTQEHLLTNT